Within Burkholderia diffusa, the genomic segment CGGCCAGGAAGCGATGCATACGCGCGAGCACGTCGAATACAACGAGCTGATGCAGGCCAACCGCCTGCCCGCGCGCAAGCTCGACAAGCGCGTGTGGACGGTGCTCGGCTTCGCGAAGCGCACGCTGCCGCATTCGGTGCAGCTCGCGCATACCGTCGCCGCCGAGCACTACACGGCGATGCTCGCGGACTGGCTCTTGCGCGACCCGACGCGCCTGGACGGCTCGGTCGAAGGCTACCGGCAGATGTGGCTGTGGCATGCGCTCGAGGAAACCGAGCACAAGGCCGTGTCCTACGACGTGTGGAACGCCGTGATGAAACCGGGCCTGCGCCGCTACCTGATCCGCATCGGCGTGTACCTGGTGACGACGCTGACCTTCTGGCCGACCGTGTTCCTGATGCACGTGACGCTGCTGTCGCGCGATCGCGACATCAGGCATCGCGTGCGCGGCATGCTGCGCATGATTGCGTTCCTGTACGGGCCACGTCGCGGGCTGTTCCCGCGCATCGCACGTGAATGGCTGAGCTTTTTCCGGCCGGGCTTCCATCCGTGGGACCACGACAACCGCCACCACCTCGCGCGCGTCGACGCGCTCGTCGCCGCCTTCGGCGAACACGACGGCGCATCGGCCGGACGCGGCCGCGCCAACGCACTCGCGCCGCTCGCCTCGGGGCGCTGACGCCGCCGCGCCACGCGGCACGTGTTGCGTTCGTGCATCAACCCCACTTCTTCTGACGATTGACCGGCGTCAAGCGGAAAACGGTTGCGCGAGCGGGCGCCGGTACGGCCGCCGGGGGCCAGGCCGGTGCCTGCGGCCGGTCCGATTCCACGCGCCCGGCGTCGCGTGTCGCACCGGCGCGCCCGCACCGGCGCGGCTTCGCGCGCCCGATACCCGTACGGCCGTGTTTCGCACGCGTCTCGCCACCGGGATATCACCCATCTAGCCGCGCGTCGGCAGCACCGATATATCGTTCATGAAAGGATCCGCCCGGCGCGCGATTATTGCCCGGGGGGATTTTATTCGGACGGAAATGCGGCCAATATGTCGGTTCGATCGAGGTCCTTCGGATGCGGCGGCGAGCCGGCGCACGATAACAACGCCAAGCGGGGAAGAACGATGGTTGCAAGGTCACCCGACGCAAGCGGGACGGCGGCGTCCGAGATGCCGCTCGTGTCCGTTACCGCCCCCGAGGCCGGACGCAAGCTGTTCGTGATCATGCGTTCGCCGGACGAGCCGTTGCTGGCGCAACTGCGCGGGCTCGGCTGGGACATCTCGGTCGCGAAGACGGCCGGCGCCGCGCAGAACATGACGTCCGGCGTGAACGTCGCTGCCGGGCTCGTCGATTTCGCGGGCTTCACGTCGCGCGACTATCCCGCGCTGAAGGCGTGCCTGAGCCAGCCGGCGATCGGCTGGATATCCGTCGCGCAGGCCGGCGTCACGATCGGCGCTGCCGTGCGCGAACTGATTCGCAGCTACTGTTTCGATTATGTGACGTTGCCGTTGCCGTACGAATGGATTTCGCACGTGCTCGGCCACGCGCGCGGGATGGCCGCGCTCGATCGCGTCGATGGCGCCGCGTACGCGGCGTCGATCGGCGAGCACGGGATGATCGGCAACTGCGAAGCGATGCAGCAGCTGTTCAGCACGATCCGCAAGGTCGCGAAAACCGATGCGAGCGTGTTCATCTCCGGCGAGTCGGGCACCGGCAAGGAACTCACGGCGCTCGCGATCCACGAGCGCTCGGTGCGCGGCAAGGGGCCATTCGTCGCGATCAACTGCGGCGCGATTCCGCATCACCTGCTGCAGTCGGAACTGTTCGGCTACGAGCGCGGCGCATTCACCGGGGCGAACCAGCGGCGCGCGGGCCGGATCGAATCCGCGAACGGCGGCACGCTGTTTCTCGACGAAATCGGCGACATGCCGGTCGAAAGCCAGGCGAGCCTGCTGCGCTTCCTGCAGGAAGGGAAGATCGAGCGGCTCGGCGGCCAGGAGTCGATTCCGGTCGATGTACGGATCATCTCGGCGACGCACGTGGATCTCGACGGCGCCGTCGAAGCCGGGCGCTTCCGCGCGGACCTCTATCACCGGCTTTGCGTGCTGCGCATTCATGAGCCGCCGCTGCGCGCGCGCGGCAAGGACATCGACATCCTCGCGCATTACGTGCTGCAGAAATACAAGGCCGACAGCGGCCGCAAGATCAGCGGCTTCACGTCGGCCGCGCTCGACGCGATGCGCCGCTACGAGTGGCCCGGCAACGTGCGCGAGCTGATCAACCGGGTGCGCCGCGCGATCGTGATGGCCGAGAGCCGGCTGCTGACGCCGCACGATCTCGGGCTCGATGTCCCGGGCGAAACGGAGCCCGTGACGCTCGAGCAGGCGCGTTCGCTCGCCGAGCGCACCGCGATCGAAA encodes:
- a CDS encoding metal-dependent hydrolase — protein: MKSAASATAAEVMPVRRDLRFDLPVERVKDWNGLGPHVTHFFNALSLLFPAGERFFMDSVRNYRDRIDDPVLKRQVLGFIGQEAMHTREHVEYNELMQANRLPARKLDKRVWTVLGFAKRTLPHSVQLAHTVAAEHYTAMLADWLLRDPTRLDGSVEGYRQMWLWHALEETEHKAVSYDVWNAVMKPGLRRYLIRIGVYLVTTLTFWPTVFLMHVTLLSRDRDIRHRVRGMLRMIAFLYGPRRGLFPRIAREWLSFFRPGFHPWDHDNRHHLARVDALVAAFGEHDGASAGRGRANALAPLASGR
- a CDS encoding sigma-54 dependent transcriptional regulator is translated as MVARSPDASGTAASEMPLVSVTAPEAGRKLFVIMRSPDEPLLAQLRGLGWDISVAKTAGAAQNMTSGVNVAAGLVDFAGFTSRDYPALKACLSQPAIGWISVAQAGVTIGAAVRELIRSYCFDYVTLPLPYEWISHVLGHARGMAALDRVDGAAYAASIGEHGMIGNCEAMQQLFSTIRKVAKTDASVFISGESGTGKELTALAIHERSVRGKGPFVAINCGAIPHHLLQSELFGYERGAFTGANQRRAGRIESANGGTLFLDEIGDMPVESQASLLRFLQEGKIERLGGQESIPVDVRIISATHVDLDGAVEAGRFRADLYHRLCVLRIHEPPLRARGKDIDILAHYVLQKYKADSGRKISGFTSAALDAMRRYEWPGNVRELINRVRRAIVMAESRLLTPHDLGLDVPGETEPVTLEQARSLAERTAIENALLRNDHRINKAAAELGISRVTLYRMMIEHGLNDHDNNGDNGGKDSAPPDDADHQRVG